In a single window of the Sphingosinicella microcystinivorans genome:
- a CDS encoding AAA family ATPase — translation MSLAHKATLALGGDWHGDYGTAPSPGHGKDDRGLSIRDTDDGADILINSFNGADWQAVKDELRDRGILPPLSWDAPRSRESGRYEYVDENGVVLYRTVRIEKPGGKEFIAQRPDGKGGWTAGIKDVRRIPYRLPELLAAPLDSVVYIVEGERKADTLAAWGFTATAVAFGANGGWKDAFGAYFNGRTVAILPDNDDPGRGFAEKVRASIESHGGKAFFVELPDLPPKGDVVDWKAAGGTAEELRGLTEAASPQSTQSAAIEITATPFGWPEPAGIPLRPWIMGRDLLRGTITGVIAGGGSLKSTYMVTTALSLVTGRALLGKTVWDGPQRVWFWNLEDPQDELDRMFMAGAIHYGIGRDNCGDRLFVDSGLTGAGLCTATEDATGFRIIEPVYEALAAELERRDIDVLIVDPFVSSHQVSENDNNKIDAVSKRWAKLATECGCAIVLVHHTRKLAGQAVTAEAGRGAVALINTARTVLVFNRMSKEEGERFGITDDADRRLYVNVLNDKLNRAPPAKADWIRAVGVHLGNGGLEGGDSVAVAVPWTPPDAFEGIDHYTLRTVQSRVADGQWRANVQSAEWVGIAVADAIGADLESPADKQRVKELVKGWIKSDVLREVEDKDDNRRVRKFVRVGTLIDSTSQRSE, via the coding sequence GCAAGGACGACCGCGGTCTTTCGATCCGGGATACGGACGACGGCGCGGACATCCTCATAAACAGCTTCAACGGGGCCGATTGGCAGGCCGTGAAGGACGAGCTGCGCGATCGTGGCATATTGCCGCCGCTGTCTTGGGATGCGCCCCGTAGCCGGGAATCCGGGCGCTATGAGTACGTCGACGAAAACGGCGTCGTGCTGTATCGCACTGTCCGCATTGAGAAGCCCGGCGGCAAGGAATTCATCGCCCAACGCCCCGACGGCAAAGGCGGATGGACTGCCGGCATCAAGGACGTCCGGCGCATCCCGTACCGGCTCCCCGAACTACTCGCCGCGCCGCTCGATAGCGTCGTCTACATCGTGGAAGGTGAGCGCAAGGCCGACACGCTGGCCGCGTGGGGCTTCACGGCAACCGCGGTGGCGTTCGGCGCTAACGGCGGGTGGAAGGATGCATTCGGCGCCTATTTCAACGGTCGCACGGTCGCGATCCTCCCCGACAATGACGATCCCGGCCGAGGCTTCGCGGAGAAGGTCCGGGCCTCGATTGAAAGCCACGGCGGCAAGGCGTTCTTTGTCGAGCTTCCGGACCTGCCCCCCAAGGGCGACGTGGTGGACTGGAAGGCGGCTGGGGGCACTGCCGAGGAGCTGCGGGGGCTGACTGAGGCGGCGAGCCCTCAATCAACGCAAAGTGCTGCGATTGAAATCACCGCCACACCCTTCGGCTGGCCTGAACCGGCGGGCATTCCCCTGCGTCCGTGGATTATGGGCCGCGATCTGCTGCGCGGGACGATTACGGGCGTCATCGCGGGCGGTGGCAGCCTCAAGAGCACGTACATGGTGACGACCGCGCTATCGCTTGTCACCGGCCGCGCCCTGCTCGGCAAGACCGTCTGGGACGGGCCGCAACGGGTTTGGTTCTGGAATCTTGAAGATCCGCAAGACGAACTGGACCGCATGTTCATGGCCGGCGCGATCCATTACGGCATCGGCCGCGACAACTGCGGCGACCGCCTTTTCGTCGATAGCGGACTGACCGGCGCAGGGCTGTGCACGGCGACCGAGGATGCAACGGGCTTCCGCATCATAGAGCCGGTTTACGAGGCACTCGCGGCCGAACTGGAGCGGCGGGACATAGACGTCCTGATCGTCGATCCGTTCGTCTCATCGCATCAGGTCAGCGAAAACGACAACAACAAGATTGATGCGGTTTCGAAGCGCTGGGCCAAGCTGGCGACCGAATGCGGCTGCGCGATCGTTCTTGTCCACCACACGCGGAAACTCGCAGGCCAAGCTGTGACCGCCGAAGCCGGACGCGGCGCCGTAGCCCTCATCAATACCGCGCGCACGGTGCTGGTATTCAACCGAATGTCGAAAGAGGAAGGCGAGCGTTTCGGGATCACCGACGACGCCGACCGCCGCCTTTACGTCAACGTGCTGAACGACAAGCTGAACCGCGCCCCGCCCGCCAAGGCGGACTGGATTCGCGCCGTCGGCGTGCATCTTGGCAATGGTGGCCTTGAAGGCGGTGACAGCGTGGCCGTAGCCGTGCCGTGGACGCCGCCCGATGCCTTCGAGGGCATCGATCACTACACGCTGCGCACCGTGCAGTCACGGGTCGCGGACGGGCAATGGCGGGCCAATGTCCAATCAGCGGAATGGGTCGGCATTGCCGTGGCAGATGCGATCGGTGCCGACCTCGAAAGCCCTGCCGACAAGCAGCGGGTGAAGGAACTCGTCAAAGGCTGGATCAAGTCGGACGTGCTGCGGGAGGTCGAGGACAAGGACGACAACCGCAGGGTTCGGAAATTCGTTCGCGTTGGTACGCTGATCGATAGCACGTCGCAGAGGTCAGAATGA